A genome region from Pseudanabaena sp. Chao 1811 includes the following:
- a CDS encoding IS256 family transposase — protein MNIRKELLDELLQECKTPPDLFGEGGILKQLTTALVERALEAELSTHLGYGKHEPRPEGQTNSRNGYSQKKVQGDFGVAEIAVPRDRQGEFEPQMVKKGQSRLSGLDEKIIALYARGMSVRDIQAQLQEMYGVEVSPTLISNVTDAVIDEVKQWQNRPLEAVYPIVFLDCLVIKVRDNGRVINKSLYFALGVNMDGYKELLGMWISPNEGAKFWLSVLTEIHNRGVKDILIACVDGLTGFPNAIETVFPKTQVQLCIVHMVRNSVAFVPWQQRKQVCADLKAIYSAATESEAEFNLELFAEKWDKQYPSISKSWRSHWANIIPFFAFPTEIRRAIYTTNAIESMNSSLRKVIKSQQIFPSDDAAFKLVYLAMRNISKKWTMPIRDWKPALNRFAILFEDRLHV, from the coding sequence ATGAATATACGCAAAGAATTGCTCGACGAATTGCTGCAAGAATGTAAAACACCACCTGACCTATTCGGAGAAGGAGGAATCCTGAAACAACTGACAACCGCGTTGGTGGAGAGAGCATTGGAAGCAGAACTATCAACCCATCTGGGATACGGTAAGCACGAACCTAGACCAGAAGGACAAACTAACAGTCGCAACGGTTATAGCCAGAAAAAAGTGCAAGGTGACTTTGGCGTAGCCGAAATCGCAGTCCCCCGAGATCGGCAAGGGGAGTTTGAACCGCAGATGGTGAAGAAAGGACAAAGTCGCTTGTCAGGACTAGATGAAAAGATCATTGCTCTCTACGCACGAGGTATGAGTGTCAGGGATATTCAAGCCCAGTTGCAAGAAATGTATGGTGTTGAAGTATCACCAACACTTATTTCCAATGTTACAGATGCAGTAATTGACGAGGTGAAGCAATGGCAAAACCGTCCCCTTGAAGCAGTCTATCCAATCGTCTTTCTGGACTGTCTAGTCATCAAAGTCCGAGACAATGGCAGAGTGATTAACAAATCCTTGTACTTTGCCTTGGGCGTGAATATGGACGGGTACAAGGAATTACTGGGTATGTGGATTTCTCCGAATGAAGGTGCGAAATTCTGGTTGTCAGTACTCACCGAAATTCACAACCGTGGGGTCAAAGATATTTTGATTGCCTGTGTCGATGGCTTGACTGGTTTCCCTAATGCGATTGAGACGGTATTTCCTAAAACTCAGGTGCAGTTATGCATTGTCCACATGGTCAGAAACTCGGTCGCTTTTGTACCTTGGCAACAACGCAAGCAAGTTTGTGCTGACCTCAAGGCTATTTATAGCGCGGCGACGGAATCGGAGGCTGAGTTTAATCTCGAACTCTTTGCTGAAAAGTGGGACAAGCAATATCCATCAATCTCCAAGTCTTGGCGCAGTCATTGGGCAAACATTATCCCCTTCTTTGCTTTCCCGACCGAGATTCGCAGGGCGATTTATACCACCAATGCGATTGAGTCGATGAACAGTAGTTTGCGGAAGGTGATTAAATCCCAACAGATTTTTCCCTCTGATGATGCTGCTTTCAAGCTCGTTTATTTAGCAATGCGGAATATCTCGAAGAAGTGGACGATGCCGATTCGTGATTGGAAACCTGCTCTTAATCGCTTTGCCATCCTCTTCGAGGATCGTCTCCACGTCTAG